Proteins encoded by one window of Rutidosis leptorrhynchoides isolate AG116_Rl617_1_P2 chromosome 7, CSIRO_AGI_Rlap_v1, whole genome shotgun sequence:
- the LOC139859230 gene encoding receptor-like protein kinase HERK 1, with amino-acid sequence MPFKDLEHLSIPFEHIIEATKNFITIIGKGGYGPDYKGQLSLSGETKLTTIAVKRLDTKISGQGLKEFLTEIQLPSRYKHPNLISLLGFCNQGPEKVLIYEYAHRGSLDKYLHNASQNPTFTLTWKQRLNICIDAARGLDHLHNHVAQHERVIHRDIKSANVLLDSNWRAMIADFGLSKLGRANEKDSFFITNACDFGKRETIKCDASKGGCGAFIEQKGPKVLDAEH; translated from the exons TTAAAGACTTGGAGCACCTCAGTATACCATTTGAGCATATAATAGAAGCCACCAAAAACTTCATAACTATCATCGGAAAGGGCGGGTATGGACCTGATTATAAGGGACAACTCTCACTCTCCGGTGAAACGAAACTTACCACCATTGCTGTAAAACGACTGGATACTAAAATTTCGGGACAGGGGCTTAAGGAGTTTTTAACAGAGATTCAATTGCCATCTCGTTATAAGCATCCAAACCTCATCTCCCTTCTTGGTTTTTGCAACCAAGGCCCTGAGAAAGTTCTCATTTATGAGTACGCTCATCGCGGTAGCCTAGACAAGTACTTACATAATGCTAGTCAGAATCCCACTTTTACACTAACATGGAAGCAGAGACTAAATATTTGCATTGACGCAGCACGTGGTTTAGATCATCTACACAACCACGTTGCACAACATGAACGAGTTATCCACAGAGACATTAAGAGTGCTAATGTTCTCTTGGATAGCAACTGGAGAGCCATGATAGCTGATTTCGGCCTTTCTAAATTGGGTCGTGCCAACGAGAAGGATTCATTTTTTATCACCAACGCGTGCG atttcgggaagCGTGAAACAATCAAATGCGACGCATCCAAGGGTGGATGCGGCGCATTCATAGAGCAAAAAGGTCCGAAGGTTTTAGATGCGGAGCATTAA